In Deinococcus aquiradiocola, the sequence CACGCGGCCCAGGCCCTGCCAGTCGTTCCCGACCAGCAGCACCCGTCCCTGCCGGTCGCGGAGGATGGCGGCCGTGACGAGCAGATCACGCCGTGGCATGATCGGTCATCTCCGAGAGCTGCTGTTCGCGTTCCGCACGTTCGAGCGCCGTGACGACCCCCGCGAGCGCGCCCTCCATCACGCTGTCCAGCGCGAAGTTCTTGTCGTCGCCGGTCAGGCGGTGGTCGGTCACGCGGTTCTGCGGGTAGTTGTAGGTGCGGATCTTCTCGCTGCGGTCGCCGCTGCCGACCTGCGCGCTGCGCGCCTCGCGTTCTGTCACGGCGCGCTCCTCACGCTGCCGTTCCGCGAGGCGCGCCCGCAGGATCTGCAGGGCCTTCTCCTTGTTCTTGATCTGGCTGCGGCCGTCCTGGCAGACCACCATGATCTCTTCGGGCGTGCCCGCGCGGTACGTGGCGCGCACGGCGGAGTCGGTGGTGTTGACGCCCTGACCGCCCGCACCCTGCGCGCGGAACACGTCGATGCGCACCTCGGACAGGTCGAGCTGCACGTCCTCCTGCTCGACCTGCGGGAGCACGGCTACCGTCACGGTGCTCGTGTGGATGCGGCCCTGCGTTTCCGTGGCGGGCACGCGCTGCACGCGGTGCACGCCGCGCTCCCACTTCATGGCGCGGTACGCGTTCTCGCCCGCGACTTCCGCCACGAGGCGCGAGTACCCGCCGAGGTCCGACTCGGACGCGTCCGCGACGCTCAGCTTCAGGTTCAGGCCCTCCACGTACCGGGTGTACAGGCGCAGCAGGTCCGCCGCGAACAGGCCCGCCTCGTCGCCGCCCGCCCCGGCGCGCAGTTCGAGGATCACGTCGTGACTGTCGTACGGGTCGCGGGGCAGCAGCAGGACTTCCAGCTCGTTCTCCAGCGTCGCCATGCGCGTCAGGGCGGCGTCCAGTTCGCTGCGGGCGAGGTCGGCCATCTCGGGGTCCGTCAGGAGGCTGCGGGCGTCCTGCGCGAGGCGTTCCTGCGCGCGGTACTCGGTCCAGAGCGTGATGAGCGGCGTGAGTTCCCGGTGGCGGCGCGTGAGGCGCGTGTACTCGCGCGTGTCGGCCAGCACGGCCGGGTCGCCCAGACTGCGTTCGATGGCGGCGTACTCGGTGCCGAGTTCCTCGATGCGGCCGCTCAGCACGTGCCCGGCGCTCCGTGCAGGCGTGCCCTCGGACGGGGTGGAGCGCTGCCCGGACTGGGCGGTGGAGCGGGACGCTCCAGGCGGGAGAGGCGATCAGGATGGTTGAACATGAAAAGCAGTCTAGCGCGGGGCGGGGCGCGCCTCCTGTGCCTGCACTTCACGTGCCCGCCACGTCCGGCGGCCGGGGAGGGCCATACAGGGCAGGCGGGCGGCGGGCGGCGCGCGGCTATCATCCCCCCATGACCAGTGCCGTTCCGCTCAAGACCGTCACCGTCGGGCTGCTGGGGTGCGGCACGGTGGGCCAGAATGTCCTGCACCTCCTGCAGCGCCGCCAGGACATCTTCTCCGACATCGGCGTGCGGATCGAGGTGGCGGGCGTCCTCGTGCGCGACGCCGACCGGGCGCGCGACGTGCCCGCCGGAACGCCCCTCACGGACGACCCCGCCTTCCTGCAGGAGTGCGGCGTGGTGATCGAGGCGATGGGCGGCACGCAGCGGCCCCTGGCGCTGCTGCACCCGTACCTGAAGTCCGGGCGGCCCGTCATCACGGCCAACAAGGCGCTCCTCGCGGAGTGCTGGCGTGAGCTGCGCGAGTACGCGCTCGCCGGGAAGCTGTACTACGAGGCGTCCGTCATGGCGGGCACGCCCGTCATCGGCCCGATGAGCACCGTGCTGCGCGCCAGCCGCTTCGAGAGCCTGCAGGCCGTCCTGAACGGCACCTGCAACTACATCCTCACGCAGATGGAGGAAGGCAAGGAGTACGCGCAGGCGCTCGCGGAAGCGCAGGAGATGGGGTACGCCGAGGACCCGCCCACCCTGGACGTGGGCGGCTTCGACACCGCGCACAAGCTCGCCGTGCTCGCCCGCTTCTGCGCGGACGGCGACTTCCCGTACGATCAGGTGAAGGTGCAGGGCATCGAGGGCGTCACCCTGCAGGACGTGCAGGACGCCGCCGCGAACGGCGAGAAGTACAAGCTGATCGCCGAACTGCGCCCCGGCCCGGACGGCGAGGGCTGGGAAGCGACCGTGTCCCCGCAGCGCCTCCCGAACACGCATCCCATCTGCAGCATCGGCGCGGGCCGCAACGCCCTCGTGTTCCGCGGCGAGGAGTGCGGCGAACTGTACTTCGCGGGCGGCGGGGCGGGCGGCATGGTGACCGCGTCCGCGATGGTCGGCGACCTGCTCGACCTCGTGATCGGCTTCCCGGGGCACGTGCCGCTGCACTGATCCCGGCTGGAGCTGAACGCCTGACGTTCGGCCGGGCGGGTCCCATACTGCACGGCCCGGCCCCGTGCAGCGAGGCGTCAGCAGCGCGCCGCCCCCACGGAGATCTCTCGTGGGGGCGGCGTCCCTGTGGTCAGCTGTGCACCGGCGGCAGAGGTTCAGTGCATGTTCTCCTCGTACGGCTGCACGATCACGAAGCCCTCGCCCTGGAAGGCCATCTGGAAGGTCTCGCCGCCGCCCCGCCCGATGAAGCTCTTCAGGGAGCTGTCCACCCGCAGCTGCGGGCTGAGGTTCTCGCTCCAGCCGATGGTGGCGTTGGGGTCGGTGTACACCGTCTCGCCGTTCGTGACGCGCAGCGTGAGGGGCCGCCCGTGGCTCAGCAGGGCCAGCATGCCCTGCCCGCGCAGCAGCACGCTGAACAGGCCGCCCGACACCATGCCTGCCGCGCTGCGGTGCATGGTGATTTTATGCTGCACCGTGTCCTCGAAGGCGAGGAGGGCGTGCCCGGCGACGTTCACGGCGTCGCCCTGCAATTTCAGGACCGTGATCTCCTTCGCCTGGTCGGCGAGGTAGCACACGCCCTGCCCCTCGATCTTCGCGAGGGGTTCCATCTCGCTCGTCACGGCGCGCACGAGGGCCTTCATGATGCCGCCCTCCAGCATGCCCTCGCGTTTGAAGCTGAGGTTGCCGCTGTACGCGACCATCGCGCCGAGCTTGCTCCACACGCGGCCCCGCACCTTGACTTCCAGCATCTTGTCGCTCTCCAGTTCGAACACGTCGCCGGGACGGTCGGCCTCGGCGTTCTTTTGAAGGAACTGCGTGAGGCTGTACGTGCCGTCACTGGCGGGCGCGAAGCGCGTCCCGCCGCCCGCCGTGGGGACCGGGGGAGAGGCGGGTGCCGGGGGCGTCCAGGTGGGGGCCGGGGCGGGGGGCGTGTGGGGTGTGGGCTGAGCCTCCTCCCCGCCGAAGTGGCGCAGCAGGGCGTCCAGGCCGCCGCTGAAGCCCTGCCCGACGTTCGCGACGCGCCACTCCCCGGCGTGCTCGTACACCTCGGCGACCATCACGGCCCGCTCCTGCGCGAACTGATCGCCGCGCAGCTCCACGCTGGCGCGCACGTCCGGGTCGCCGAGCGTCCACGAGAGCCGCCCGAGCTGCGAGAAGGGCGCGCTGTCGTGCGTGACCACGAACACCAGTCGGCGCACGCTGGCGGGCAGCGCGTCCAGCTCCAGCCGGAACCGGCCGCCGCGCGCGTCCTGCGTGAGCGTCACCTCGCCGCGCGGGCTGCTCAGCTGGTTGTAGAACACGAAGTACCGGTCGTCCTGCAGTTTCCGGTCGGCGTTCAGGCCGAACACGCTCACGTCCGCGCCCTGCAGGTCGTGCTGCAGCGTCACGTCCAGCGTGCGCCGGGACGTGAGGTCCTGCAGTCTGCGTTTCTCGCCGCGTTGCAGCGCCGTCATGCGGATTCCTGGCCGGGGTGTGCGTGGGTCATGGTCGTCTCCTGAAGGTCGGGGGCAGGGGGGTCTGACGCCCAGCATACCGCCCGCCCCTCCCCGCCCGCCCGGCGACCCCGTCCAGCCCTCCCGCCGGGGGGGGAGGAACGCCCCTGCTACACTGACTCCCAGACGCATGGCGAACGATACTGATCAGGCCCTCAACCCTACACCCGGCTCACCCCGCCCCTCGGCGTACCAGCAGGCGGGGGTGGACATCGAGGCGGGGCACCGCGCGGTGGCCCTCATGAAGGACGCGGTGGGCCGCAGCCAGAACGCGCCCGGCCTGCGTGGCGCGGTCCTCAGCGGCCTGGGCGGCTTCGGCGGCCTGTTCCGGCCCGCGCTCGGCGGCATGACGGACCCTATCCTGGTCGCGTCCACGGACGGCGTCGGCACCAAGACGAAGGTCGCCGCGCAGGCGGGCGTGTTCCGACACCTGGGGCACGACATCGTCAACCACTGCACCAACGACCTGCTCGTGCAGGGCGCCCGCCCGCTCTTCTTCCTCGATTACATCGCGATGGGTACACTCGTGCCGGAGAGCGTCGCGGAGTTCGTGAACGGCGCGGCCGAGGCGTGCCTGCAGGTCGGCGCGGCCCTGCTGGGCGGCGAGACGGCCGAGATGCCCGGCGTGTACGTGACGGGCGAACTCGACATCGTGGGCACGCTGGTGGGCGTGGTGGACCGCCCGAACCTCGTGACGGGCGAGCGCCTGGAGGTGGGCGACACCGTGATCGCCCTGCCGAGCAGCGGCCTGCACACCAACGGGTACAGCCTCGCGCGCCGCGTGCTGGACGGTCTCGACTGGCAGGAGGAGCGCGGCGACCTGGGCGGCACGCTGCAGGACGCGCTGCTGGCCCCGCACCGCTGCTACCTCGCGGCCTTCGAGGCGCTCGTGGCGGCCGGGACGGACGTGCGCGGCATGAGTCACATCACGGGCGGCGGCCTGATCGACAACCCGCCCCGCATCTTCCCGCAGGGGGTCGGCATGCGCGTCGACCTGAACAGCTGGACGCTGCCGCCACTCTTCCGCCTGATCGTGGAGCGCGGCGAGATCAGCACGCACGACGCCTTCCACGCCCTGAACATGGGCGTCGGTTACCTGTTCATGGTGCCCGCCGCGCAGGCGGACGCCGCCCTCGTCACGCTGCGCGCGGCGGGCGAGCAGCCCTGGGTGATCGGGCAGATGACGGCCGGGTCGGGCGTGACCCTGAACGGGGGCGGCGCGGCATGACCCAGCCGGAACCGGCGGGCACCGAAACGCCGGGCGGGAAGCCCGTCGAGCCCGCGTACAGGCCGCCTACCGGCTTCCCTGCCCCGGACCGGGCGCAGGCCACGGAGTTCTGGGTGGTGCGGCACGGCGAGAGCACCTGGAACCTCCAGGGCCGCTACCAGGGGCAGGCGGACGTGCCGCTCAGCCTGGAGGGCCGCCTGCAGGCCGCGATGCTCGCCGAACGCCTCACCGGGCAGACCTTCGACGCGGTGTACTCCAGCGACCTCGCGCGCGCGCTCGTCACGGCCGAGATCGTCGCCGAACGCCTCGCGGCGCAGCCGGACGTGCGGATCGACGAGGGCCTGCGCGAGATCGACGTGGGCCTGCTGAGCGGCAAGGACACCCCGCAGCTCCGCACCGAGCACGCCGACTACCTCGAAGCGCTGCGCGCCGACCCCTGGAACACCCGCCGACCCGGCGGGGAGAGCATGAAGGACCTGTACGAGCGGGCCGGGACGAGCTTCCAGGCGATGCGGGCACGGCACGCGGGCGGGCGGGTGCTGGTGTTCACGCACGGCGGCGTCGTCCGCGTCGCGGTGGGCCTCGCGCTGGGCGGCGTGCCGCAGAACGCGTGGGCGCGCCTGTCCGTCACGAACACCAGCGTCACCCGCGTCCTCCTGACGGAGGGCGGCGGGACGCTCCTCGGCTTCAACGACGCCGCGCACCTCGAAGCGATGGGCGAGGCGACCGAGGCGGACGACGTGCTCGGCCCCGGACAGTCCCCCTGAGCACTCCGATCCTCTGAGTCCCGGCCACCCCTTATTGTCCTGTCCCTGGCGGTGGGACGCGCCCGGGTACGCGTGTCCCTCGCGTTTCCTGAGCGGACCGTGATACAACAGACCCAATGGAAAGCGTCGTTGCCCTCTTTCGTGAGCCCACCCAGGTCAAGACTGCCCTGGACGCCCTGCTCGCCCGCGGTTACCACCGCGACAACCTGGGATTCACCATGCTCGACGTGGTCCAGGAGGCCGAACTGGCCTCGGAGACCGGCATCAGCCCCGAGGAGGGGGCGCCCGGCGGTTCCGCGGCCGTGCTGAAAGGCATCGGCATCGGCACGCTCGGCGGACTCGCCCTGACCGTCCCCGTGTGGATCCTGCTGCTCATCATCCCCACCACCCGCATCTACGCGGACGGCGGCCTGCTCGGCATGCTGTTCGGCGTGCTGGGCGGCGCGGGCATGGGTGGCCTGTTCGGCGCGCTGGCCGGCAGCGACAACGGTGACTACGTCAAGCTGATGCGTCAGTTCGGCATGCCCGCCCGCGTGGCCGAAGGGTACAACCAGAGCCTCAAGAACGGCCACATCCTCGTGTTCGCCCGCGCGCAGGCCGACCTGAACACCGACGACGCCATCAAGATCTTCAAGAGCAACGGCGCCGTGGACCTCGACTCCGCCATCGGGGCAGGCCAGCTGAGCAGCCAGCGCACCGCGCACTGACCTCACCTCACCGCGCGGGCCGCCCACAGCAGGGCGGCCCGCGTTCCCTTGCCGCTGCCTGCCGGGCGTGCGCTCCGCGCGTCCCGCTGATACACTACCCCGGCATGAGGGTCCCGTCCGTCCGTCCCGCACTCCGCCGCTCAGGCCGGGCCGCGCCGTGAGCGCCCCCACCCACGGGCGCGTCACGCTCAAGCCGCTGGTGCAGCTCGACGCTTCCGAATGGCGGAAGATGCACTCGTACTTCCGTGACCGGGAACTCGCCGACTGGAACGGCGCGCAGCCCATCCGCATCCCGGAATTCCTGTTCCGGCGCGTCATGATCGACGAGGAACGCGGCGGGGACCGGCACGGCTTCGGCATCCTCGACGAAGACGGCACGCTCATCGGCAGCATCGAACTGTACGACCTGCGGCCCGTCCCGCCCGCCCAGGCGCGTTTCGGGACGCTGGGCGTCATGATCGGCGAGCGCCGCCTGTGGGGCAGAGGGTACGGCCGCGACGCCGTCACCGCCCTGCTCGCCTGGGCGTTCGGGCAGCGGCAACCGCCCCTGGAACGCGTGCGCCTCACGACCTTCTCCCACAACCGCCGCGCGCAGCGCAGCTTCCTCGCGACCGGCTTCCACGAGGTGGGCCGCACCATCACGCCGGACCGCACCGACGTGCACATGGAGGTCAGCCGCCACGACTGGCAGGACCGCCAGCACCAGCCGCCGACCGGCGGGAACACGGACGGCGGATAGCACGGCCCGTCCCTCATGAGGACCGCAGGAACCGTACCCCCGGCTGCCGTCCGTGCCCCACGCGCGCACGGCAGCGGCTATACTGGGGACACGTTGACCGGGAAGAGTACCCGGACGTGCACCCACAGGAAGGCCCCCCGCGCCCGCGCGACTGAGAGGGGACCGGGAACGCAGCCGGGGAACGTCGCCCGCGAGTACGGGAGAAGAAAGGCGCACGCCGAGTAGACCTCTCCGGGTGCGCCCGACACAGCGCGAGCAAGTGCCCCCGGAGCAGGAGGGGGAAACGCGGTGGTACCACGGGAACGCTGAGCAGCGCCTCGTCCGCGACCGGGACCGTCCCGGCGGGCGAGGCGCACTGCTGTCACGCCCCCGGCCCTCACTCACCTGCCCGCGAGGACCGCATGAGCATCACACCCTTCCGCACCCTGCAGGACGCCCGCCACCGGGCCGCCACCCACCACCTCAGAGAGAAGGCCGTGTGCTTCGTCACGCGCGGCCAGGACCTGCTGGTGATGGACCACGTGCCCGCCGGAAGTGCAGGCGTGCAACTCCCGGCAGGCGGCGTGGAGCCCGGCGAGACGCCAGGACAGGCCGCCACCCGCGAACTGTGGGAGGAGACCGGCCTGACCCTGCCCGCCCCGACGTACCTCACGTCGTACCTGTGGGAAGCGCAGCTGCCGGACCGCTTCACGCGGCAGGTGTGCCACGCGTTCCTGTTCCGCGCGCCGCCCGGCACGCCCGACACCTGGGAGCGAGACGCGGACGGCGAACACTTCGCGTTCCGCTGGATGCCCGCCCTGGCCCCGCGGCTCGACTGGGAGATGGACGCCGCCCTCCCCTGGGCCCACGCGCACCTGAACCCCGTCTGACCTGACAGACCGCCCCACATCACCCTGACAGGGAGGCCCTGCGGCACCTGCAGGCGCACCTTCCCGGCCCATCACAGGAGACTTCATGACCGACCACACGCCCGAACAGCCGCACGACCAGACGCCCGACGCGCCGACCGCCGACACCGCCTCCAGCACGGATACTGCCGCCAGCGCCGACACCTCCGGCATGCCCAAATCCTTCGACCCGGCGACCGCCGAGCCGAAGTGGGCGGACCGCTGGTTCCGCGAACCGTTCCGCGCGGACGCCAGCAGCAGCAAGCCGCCCTTCACAATCATGATCCCGCCGCCGAACGTGACGGGCAACCTGCACCTCGGGCACGCGCTCGACAACACCCTCATCGACACGCTCATCCGTTTCAAGCGCATGGCGGGCTTCGAGGCGCTGTACCTGCCGGGCATGGATCACGCGGGCATCAGCACGCAGGTCGTGGTGGAACGCCAGCTGAAGGCCGAGAACATCACGCGCTTCGACCTGGGCCGCGAGAAGTTCCTGGAGCGCGTGTGGGCCTGGAAGCAGGAGTCCGGCGGGCAGATCTTCGAGCAGCTGCGCCGCCTGGGCGTCAGCGCCGACTGGACCCGCGAGCGCTTCACGATGGACGACCTGCTCAGCCGCGCCGTGCGCCACCAGTTCGTGCGCCTGTACAGCGAGGGCCTCGCGTACCGCGGGGAGCGCATCGTGAACTGGGACGTGGCCGCGCAGACGACGCTGTCCGAACTGGAGATCGACCGCGAGGAACGCAAGGGCCAGATGACCACCCTGCGCTACATGCTGGCCGACCCCGCCACGCCCGCCAGCAACGGCGAGGCGGGCGAGATCCTCATCGCGACCGTGCGTCCCGAGACGATCTTCGCGGACCAGGCGATCGCCGTGCACCCGGACGACGAACGGTTCCGGCACCTGGTGGGCCTGCAGGCCCGCATTCCACTCACGAAGCGCCTCATCCCGATCATCGCGGACGCCGCGGTCGAGATGGGCTTCGGGGTGGGCGCCCTCAAGATCACGCCCGCGCACGACCCGACCGACTTCGAGATCGGTGAACGGCACGGGCTGGCCCGCCCGAGCGTCATCGACCTGAACGGCAACCTCACCTCGGACCTCGTGCCGGACGCCTTCCAGGGCATGGAGCGCTTCGCGGCCCGCAAGGCCGTCCTGAAGGCGCTGGAGGAGGACGGCGCGCTCGTGGAGCAGAAGGACCACGTGACCGCCATCGGCCTGAGCGAACGCACCAAGGTCCCGGTGGAACCCATCGTGAGCACCCAGTGGTTCGTGAACGTCAAACCGCTCGCGCAGCGTGTGCTGGAAGGCCTGGACGCGGGCGACATGCAGCTCATCCCGGACCGCTACACCAAGGTCAACCGCGACTGGCTGGAAAACATCCGCGACTGGAACATCAGCCGTCAGCTGTGGTGGGGACACCAGATTCCCGCGTGGTACGACGAGGACGGCAACGTGTACGTGCCCAGCCCCGAGAACCCCGACCTGGACTGCGATCAGGACGCCCGCTACGCGCACCTCACGCTGCGCCGCGACCCGGACGTGTTCGACACGTGGTT encodes:
- a CDS encoding homoserine dehydrogenase yields the protein MTSAVPLKTVTVGLLGCGTVGQNVLHLLQRRQDIFSDIGVRIEVAGVLVRDADRARDVPAGTPLTDDPAFLQECGVVIEAMGGTQRPLALLHPYLKSGRPVITANKALLAECWRELREYALAGKLYYEASVMAGTPVIGPMSTVLRASRFESLQAVLNGTCNYILTQMEEGKEYAQALAEAQEMGYAEDPPTLDVGGFDTAHKLAVLARFCADGDFPYDQVKVQGIEGVTLQDVQDAAANGEKYKLIAELRPGPDGEGWEATVSPQRLPNTHPICSIGAGRNALVFRGEECGELYFAGGGAGGMVTASAMVGDLLDLVIGFPGHVPLH
- a CDS encoding histidine phosphatase family protein, with protein sequence MTQPEPAGTETPGGKPVEPAYRPPTGFPAPDRAQATEFWVVRHGESTWNLQGRYQGQADVPLSLEGRLQAAMLAERLTGQTFDAVYSSDLARALVTAEIVAERLAAQPDVRIDEGLREIDVGLLSGKDTPQLRTEHADYLEALRADPWNTRRPGGESMKDLYERAGTSFQAMRARHAGGRVLVFTHGGVVRVAVGLALGGVPQNAWARLSVTNTSVTRVLLTEGGGTLLGFNDAAHLEAMGEATEADDVLGPGQSP
- the prfA gene encoding peptide chain release factor 1; translation: MLSGRIEELGTEYAAIERSLGDPAVLADTREYTRLTRRHRELTPLITLWTEYRAQERLAQDARSLLTDPEMADLARSELDAALTRMATLENELEVLLLPRDPYDSHDVILELRAGAGGDEAGLFAADLLRLYTRYVEGLNLKLSVADASESDLGGYSRLVAEVAGENAYRAMKWERGVHRVQRVPATETQGRIHTSTVTVAVLPQVEQEDVQLDLSEVRIDVFRAQGAGGQGVNTTDSAVRATYRAGTPEEIMVVCQDGRSQIKNKEKALQILRARLAERQREERAVTEREARSAQVGSGDRSEKIRTYNYPQNRVTDHRLTGDDKNFALDSVMEGALAGVVTALERAEREQQLSEMTDHATA
- a CDS encoding NUDIX domain-containing protein, yielding MSITPFRTLQDARHRAATHHLREKAVCFVTRGQDLLVMDHVPAGSAGVQLPAGGVEPGETPGQAATRELWEETGLTLPAPTYLTSYLWEAQLPDRFTRQVCHAFLFRAPPGTPDTWERDADGEHFAFRWMPALAPRLDWEMDAALPWAHAHLNPV
- a CDS encoding GNAT family N-acetyltransferase — protein: MSAPTHGRVTLKPLVQLDASEWRKMHSYFRDRELADWNGAQPIRIPEFLFRRVMIDEERGGDRHGFGILDEDGTLIGSIELYDLRPVPPAQARFGTLGVMIGERRLWGRGYGRDAVTALLAWAFGQRQPPLERVRLTTFSHNRRAQRSFLATGFHEVGRTITPDRTDVHMEVSRHDWQDRQHQPPTGGNTDGG
- a CDS encoding valine--tRNA ligase, producing the protein MPKSFDPATAEPKWADRWFREPFRADASSSKPPFTIMIPPPNVTGNLHLGHALDNTLIDTLIRFKRMAGFEALYLPGMDHAGISTQVVVERQLKAENITRFDLGREKFLERVWAWKQESGGQIFEQLRRLGVSADWTRERFTMDDLLSRAVRHQFVRLYSEGLAYRGERIVNWDVAAQTTLSELEIDREERKGQMTTLRYMLADPATPASNGEAGEILIATVRPETIFADQAIAVHPDDERFRHLVGLQARIPLTKRLIPIIADAAVEMGFGVGALKITPAHDPTDFEIGERHGLARPSVIDLNGNLTSDLVPDAFQGMERFAARKAVLKALEEDGALVEQKDHVTAIGLSERTKVPVEPIVSTQWFVNVKPLAQRVLEGLDAGDMQLIPDRYTKVNRDWLENIRDWNISRQLWWGHQIPAWYDEDGNVYVPSPENPDLDCDQDARYAHLTLRRDPDVFDTWFSSNLWPFSTLGWPDLDAEDFQKFYPTQVLVTGYDILFFWVARMQMAAYGLTDQAPFGRIMLHGLYLDEKGQKMSKSKGNGIDPLALFETYGVDASRFAFAFLSTGGQDIRHDPRRFEQGRNFANKLWNAARFAVLNIQKADDAGLLGESGSGDDLTRYVRHAVRERTGDPIRSRDALAQVRAQPDQLTLADRWIISRLDAVTREVTAHLDALDIGAAIRALYSFTWDEFCDWYIEAAKPALQEGRLGTLVTVKAVLEHILKMLHPVMPFITSELYQNLGHRRQIAVHTWPEGDDTLHDEEATRAFETLRAAVSAARSLKNELGMAPQERLNVALDGERAGVVLDNRTIVEGIARVTLVDALDGRTLSAVEAGLTVLAPLEGTVDIADWLGKQKKRLAELDKQINQAQGKLNNAGFVARAPQDVIDEERRRVTDFTAQKERLQAVLAQF
- the purM gene encoding phosphoribosylformylglycinamidine cyclo-ligase, whose amino-acid sequence is MANDTDQALNPTPGSPRPSAYQQAGVDIEAGHRAVALMKDAVGRSQNAPGLRGAVLSGLGGFGGLFRPALGGMTDPILVASTDGVGTKTKVAAQAGVFRHLGHDIVNHCTNDLLVQGARPLFFLDYIAMGTLVPESVAEFVNGAAEACLQVGAALLGGETAEMPGVYVTGELDIVGTLVGVVDRPNLVTGERLEVGDTVIALPSSGLHTNGYSLARRVLDGLDWQEERGDLGGTLQDALLAPHRCYLAAFEALVAAGTDVRGMSHITGGGLIDNPPRIFPQGVGMRVDLNSWTLPPLFRLIVERGEISTHDAFHALNMGVGYLFMVPAAQADAALVTLRAAGEQPWVIGQMTAGSGVTLNGGGAA
- a CDS encoding AIM24 family protein, producing MTALQRGEKRRLQDLTSRRTLDVTLQHDLQGADVSVFGLNADRKLQDDRYFVFYNQLSSPRGEVTLTQDARGGRFRLELDALPASVRRLVFVVTHDSAPFSQLGRLSWTLGDPDVRASVELRGDQFAQERAVMVAEVYEHAGEWRVANVGQGFSGGLDALLRHFGGEEAQPTPHTPPAPAPTWTPPAPASPPVPTAGGGTRFAPASDGTYSLTQFLQKNAEADRPGDVFELESDKMLEVKVRGRVWSKLGAMVAYSGNLSFKREGMLEGGIMKALVRAVTSEMEPLAKIEGQGVCYLADQAKEITVLKLQGDAVNVAGHALLAFEDTVQHKITMHRSAAGMVSGGLFSVLLRGQGMLALLSHGRPLTLRVTNGETVYTDPNATIGWSENLSPQLRVDSSLKSFIGRGGGETFQMAFQGEGFVIVQPYEENMH